Part of the Natrarchaeobius halalkaliphilus genome is shown below.
AGATGAAACTCGAAAAAGAACTAACTCATCGACTAACAATCCAGATAGTGCCCCTATCGGGTATTTGTAACCGGCGACACATTATTATATCACATCACTTGACTTTATTTATCGACTTTCAATTTGGTTGGCACCCTGTTGTTTAATATACGGCAGTCCCAGAAATCCAGTAGTCGTGAGTCGGAAAGCCCCTCGCATTCGTCTTCAGCGTGGGTCGACGGTACGATCTCGCTTCCCCTCACGAAACCCCCAGCAGTGATCGTCAATGCATGAGGATGCAATCAGCACGGAATCCGTACTCGAGGAACTTTCGAGGGCGGCTACGGACGGGACGTCGGAATCGCACTCCCTCGATAGCGCCGATACTTCGACCGACGAGGGCGGGATCGAACGCGAACTCCTCGGACTACTCGCAGAGGTCACCGAAACGATCCCGGCCGAAACGACCCAGTTCGACGAGGCAATCATCAAAGAGAACCTCGATGAGGTGTTACTCATGCTCATCACTCTTCACGAGGAGACTCACGGAGAGGAGTTGATCTCGGATCTGGCTCGGTTCTTCGACACGCAACTCAGTCCCGGGACTGTCTATCCGTTGTTGCACGAACTCAAAGCCGACGACGTGCTATCGATGCACGCGAAGGTTCGAACCAAGGAGTATTCGATCGCTGACGAAGAACACGTCACGGCCGCTATCGAAGAGTCGATGATCCAGCACCTGACGTTCGGCTTGCTGTTGTATCTCTTTCTCACCCGAGCCTGATCGGCCGATCGTTAGCGATCGTCGAGGTTCCGTGCGATTTCGCTCAGGCTGTCGCTCGGAGGTTCGTAGGCGTCGTAATACGCCGTTTTGCCCGGTTTTCGAAGGCCGTAGAGAAAGCCCGGTTCGACGACGTCGATTAGCACCGAGCCACCAGGTTGGATACCGGCCTCGACAGCCCACTGCTCGAGACGGTCCGTCTCATCACCCGGATCACGTGCTCCCTGGGGCGTCTCGTAGACGCCGCGGATCGTGAGTTCGTCCCCGGTGAGCGCTCGTTCCGCTCGAGCGAATCGCTGGTCGCGATCGAGTACGAACCGGACGACGTCGTCGATCGAAAACGCATCACGATCGGCCGCCGAAATCACCAGTGCGACGCCGGTGGTCGTCTCCGTGCACGTCGATCGAACCGTCTGTACCGAGGGGTGGTCGCTCGAAATTCTGTCTGCCATCGGGTGTGAGAATTCAGTTATTCGTCGGCGTCGGCATCCGCGTCGGCGTCGGCATCCGCGTCGGCGTCGGCATCCGCGTCGGCGTCGGCATCCGCGTCACCG
Proteins encoded:
- a CDS encoding helix-turn-helix transcriptional regulator, yielding MHEDAISTESVLEELSRAATDGTSESHSLDSADTSTDEGGIERELLGLLAEVTETIPAETTQFDEAIIKENLDEVLLMLITLHEETHGEELISDLARFFDTQLSPGTVYPLLHELKADDVLSMHAKVRTKEYSIADEEHVTAAIEESMIQHLTFGLLLYLFLTRA
- a CDS encoding DUF7112 family protein — translated: MADRISSDHPSVQTVRSTCTETTTGVALVISAADRDAFSIDDVVRFVLDRDQRFARAERALTGDELTIRGVYETPQGARDPGDETDRLEQWAVEAGIQPGGSVLIDVVEPGFLYGLRKPGKTAYYDAYEPPSDSLSEIARNLDDR